The sequence TTCCTTACATGAACAAACAGGTGCAGGAAGTGATTATTTAGGTTGGATTGATTTACCAGTCGATTATGACAAAGAAGAATTCTCTCGTATTCAAAAAGCGGCTGAGAAAATTAAAAATGATTCTGATGTCCTTATTGTAATTGGAATTGGTGGTTCTTATTTAGGTGCACGTGCAGCTATTGAAGCACTTCAGCATAGTTTTTTCAATGCACTCTCGAAGGAGCAGCGGAAAGCACCACAAATCATTTTTGCAGGGAACAATATTAGCTCAACTTATATGCATGACATAATCGATTTATTAGAAGGTAAAGATTTCTCGATTAATGTGATTTCCAAATCTGGAACAACGACTGAGCCAGCGATTGCTTTCCGCTTATTCCGTAAATTATTAGAAGAGAAATACGGAAAAGAAGAGGCCTTGACACGTACATATGTAACAACAGACAAAGAAAAGGGTGCACTTAAAACCGTTGCAGTTGAAGAAGGTATGGAAACCTTTGTGATACCTGATGATGTGGGTGGTCGCTATTCTGTATTAACAGCAGTTGGTCTTTTGCCTATTGCTGCGAGTGGCCTTGATATCGAAGCAATGATGAAAGGTGCAGCGGCGGCCCGTGAAGATTTTAGTTGTTCAGAGCTTAGTGAAAATCTAGCCTATCAATATGCTGCCGTAAGAAACATTTTATATAACAAAGGGAAAACTGTAGAGATGCTGATTAACTATGAACCAGCACTTCAATATTTTGCAGAATGGTGGAAACAACTATTTGGGGAAAGTGAAGGAAAAGACCAGAAAGGAATCTATCCTTCTTCCGCTAATTTCTCAACCGATCTTCACTCACTAGGTCAGTATGTCCAAGAGGGTCGTCGTATTCTATTTGAAACGGTTATTAAAGTAGAAAAGCCAAAACATGAATTAACGATTGATGAAATTGAGAAGGATTTAGATGGATTAAACTATTTAGCTGGAAAAACAGTTGATTTTGTTAATAATAAAGCGTTCCAAGGAACATTGCTTGCTCATACAGATGGCGGAGTTCCAAATCTTATTGTGACAATCCCTCAACTAGACGAATATACATTTGGGTATTTAGTGTATTTCTTTGAAAAAGCATGTGCCATGAGTGGATATTTACTTGGCGTAAATCCATTTGATCAACCAGGTGTTGAAGCCTATAAAGTGAACATGTTTGCATTGCTTGGCAAGCCAGGTTTTGAAGAGAAAAAAGTAGAGCTTGAGAAGCGATTGAAATAATGTAAAGAGTGCTGACTAAGAATCAGCACTCTTTTTAAGTAATGAGGATCAATTGATCTTTTTTTTCAATGGCGAATGGCTTTGGTGGATTCAAAATAGTAGCTCCGCCTCGTTTTACCCCTAATAAAGTCATGCCTTCTTCTAAATATTTCATCCCTAAGCTCGTATAGTCTTTATTCAGCTCGTCAATATCTGCCTCTTTAAACGTAATTTTTTCCTCTGACAACTGGTACAACAAGTCTAAAAAGGAAGTAACCATATCTTGAGAATTAATACTTTGATGAATGACAAAGCTTGTTAAAATGTTCGTCTGAATAATTTCATCCGCCCCAGCCCGCTTAGCATTGGCTATTTGATCATTCGTTAAGATCTCAATAATGGTTTCAACGTTTGGATTTAACCCTTTAACCGCAAGGAGGGTCAAAATGCTATTCATGTCTGCCTGCATCTCCCCTAAGTTTGTATCAGCGGTAATGATAACTTTGGTTGCGTTTTCAATATTGGCTTGAAGGAGAGTCGAATCTTGATTGGCTACCCCCTTTACAAAATGAATATTATGATTGGGCAGTGGGTTTTTAGTTAAGGAGGCATCAATCAAAGTGATAGAAACGGTTTTTTGTTTAATTAATAAGGATTGAACGACCTCTTTTGAACGTTCATTCCAGCCTACAATAATATAATGGTTCTTCCCTCGGAAAATGGCCTTTCCTTCAAGGTAATCATTTTGCCTTGTAGCGGCTGTTGTTGCTAAGGCAACAAAAAAGGAAGACAAGAATCCTGCGCTAGATAGGATTAAAAGAATTCCAGCGAGTCTACCAAAAATTGACGAAGGAAAAAAGTCTCCATAACCAACAGTAGAAGCGGTTATGATGGCCCACCATATGCCATCAAAAATAGTTGGGAAGGAATCTGGTTCAATAAAATGGACGATAATACCAAAGATAATAATTGATGAAATGGCAATGATAAACGTCCTAAGTAAAAGTGGTAAACGAATAAAACCTAAGTAAATCTGGCTAGGCAACATACTCACCTCAGGTATAAAAGATCCTTATCTTCCCATTATGAACGAGAAATAGCCATCTAAAACAAAAAAAGCTGATTCCTTTTGAATCAGTCTTTTTTTGCTTCAATTTGTATCCATTCCTGAGACCAATGAGTCATTTCCTCAAAAACCTTCTGTAATGCTAACCCCTTAGCAGTCAATCTATATTCAATTCTTACAGGAACTTCAGGGTAAACTTCTCGGGATACAATGTCTTCTTTCTCCAAGTCTTTTAAACGTTCAGATAGCAGACGGCCACTAATAGGCAACGAGGAGCTGATTGAGCAAAAACGTTGTGGTCCTAATAACAGTTGATTGATAATTAAGGCATTCCAACGTTTACTAAGAATCTCGGTTGCTTTGAAGAACTTAGGACAAAGGGTGTTTTCCCCCATTGTAAAACCACCTCTGTTACGAATAGTTAACATCATAATAATAGTGAATAAATTACTTGACGTCAACAATTTACGAATCTATACTTAGTTACATATAGTAAGTTTGTAATAAAGGTGTAATCTAAGTCGGAAGGATGAACTTTATGATCACTGAAAAAACAAAAAAACTCTTAATGAATAAAATGACCATTTTAAAGGATAACGATAAAAACGACCTTTGTTTAGTAGGACCAGTAAATCTTCCTGTTCAATTAGATGGGGAAGTTGTTATATTTCAATGGTATACATGGATGCCTCTAGAAGGCATTCCGGCAGAAAAAGAAATGATCCTCGAATCGATTGCAACATTGGATCTTGCACAGCATCAACAATCGTCCGTGTTGGTATATGGTGATTTTGAAAATGCGAATGAAGCCTTTATCAGGATGCATAGCATTTGCCATACGGGTGATATTTTTGGGAGTAAACGATGTGACTGTGGCTTTCAGCTTCGTCAATCGATGAAAATGATTGTTGAGAAAGGGAGCGGTGCTCTGTTTTATCTAGCGAATCACGAAGGACGAGGTATAGGCTTATTGTCAAAATCATTCGCCTATATTCTACAACAAGAGGGATACGATACAGTAGAGGCAAACCACGCGCTCGGTTTTCCGGACGATACTCGATCCTATGAAGAAGCAATTCGTGTCTTAAAAGGTCTACGAACTCGCCCGGTGACATTAATTACAAATAATCCAAGGAAGATTGAAGCCCTTAAAGCTCATGGACTAATGATACACGATCATATTCCATTATGGGGTGATATCTCTGAATATAATGAGTTTTATTTAGCGACAAAGGTTGAAAAAGCAGGGCATATTAAAAAAGGTGAGCTAATTATTGCAAACTAAGGAGAACAATATATGAAGAACGATTATGATTTTATGAAACTTGCTCTGGATTTAGCTGCCACGGCTAAAGGAAAAACAAATCCAAATCCGCTTGTTGGTGCGGTTATTGTAAAAGATGGCATGGTGGTAGGTTCTGGACTTCATCGAAAAGCAGGCGAACCACATGCAGAAGTGCATGCTTTTAGGATGGCAGGGGAGCATGCGAAAGGGGCCACACTATATGTGACACTTGAGCCGTGTTCCCATTTCGGAAAAACACCTCCTTGCGCACTCTTGGTGAAAGAATCTGGTGTTAAACGGGTTGTGATTGCGATGAAAGATCCAAATCCACTCGTTGCTGGCCGCGGCATTAAAATA is a genomic window of Niallia sp. XMNu-256 containing:
- a CDS encoding helix-turn-helix domain-containing protein; amino-acid sequence: MGENTLCPKFFKATEILSKRWNALIINQLLLGPQRFCSISSSLPISGRLLSERLKDLEKEDIVSREVYPEVPVRIEYRLTAKGLALQKVFEEMTHWSQEWIQIEAKKD
- a CDS encoding NAD-binding protein produces the protein MPSQIYLGFIRLPLLLRTFIIAISSIIIFGIIVHFIEPDSFPTIFDGIWWAIITASTVGYGDFFPSSIFGRLAGILLILSSAGFLSSFFVALATTAATRQNDYLEGKAIFRGKNHYIIVGWNERSKEVVQSLLIKQKTVSITLIDASLTKNPLPNHNIHFVKGVANQDSTLLQANIENATKVIITADTNLGEMQADMNSILTLLAVKGLNPNVETIIEILTNDQIANAKRAGADEIIQTNILTSFVIHQSINSQDMVTSFLDLLYQLSEEKITFKEADIDELNKDYTSLGMKYLEEGMTLLGVKRGGATILNPPKPFAIEKKDQLILIT
- a CDS encoding glucose-6-phosphate isomerase; this encodes MTHIQFDYTKALPFFSEHEITYLQDAVKVAHHSLHEQTGAGSDYLGWIDLPVDYDKEEFSRIQKAAEKIKNDSDVLIVIGIGGSYLGARAAIEALQHSFFNALSKEQRKAPQIIFAGNNISSTYMHDIIDLLEGKDFSINVISKSGTTTEPAIAFRLFRKLLEEKYGKEEALTRTYVTTDKEKGALKTVAVEEGMETFVIPDDVGGRYSVLTAVGLLPIAASGLDIEAMMKGAAAAREDFSCSELSENLAYQYAAVRNILYNKGKTVEMLINYEPALQYFAEWWKQLFGESEGKDQKGIYPSSANFSTDLHSLGQYVQEGRRILFETVIKVEKPKHELTIDEIEKDLDGLNYLAGKTVDFVNNKAFQGTLLAHTDGGVPNLIVTIPQLDEYTFGYLVYFFEKACAMSGYLLGVNPFDQPGVEAYKVNMFALLGKPGFEEKKVELEKRLK
- a CDS encoding GTP cyclohydrolase II, whose protein sequence is MITEKTKKLLMNKMTILKDNDKNDLCLVGPVNLPVQLDGEVVIFQWYTWMPLEGIPAEKEMILESIATLDLAQHQQSSVLVYGDFENANEAFIRMHSICHTGDIFGSKRCDCGFQLRQSMKMIVEKGSGALFYLANHEGRGIGLLSKSFAYILQQEGYDTVEANHALGFPDDTRSYEEAIRVLKGLRTRPVTLITNNPRKIEALKAHGLMIHDHIPLWGDISEYNEFYLATKVEKAGHIKKGELIIAN